Within the Hypericibacter adhaerens genome, the region CCCTGCGCCTTGCGCAGCTCGAGGATGGTCTCGACCGTCGGCGCCAGGTCGGAATATTCCTTCGCCATGCGCGCGAATTCCTGCGCGTCGCGCTTGCCTTCGGCCGCCAGCAGATGCGCCAGCTCCTCATGCCGAAGCACCACGCGGTCGAGTTTCAGATCCAGATTCACGTCTTTTCCTTCGTCGATCCGTCGATTCCGAACAGGCGGCCCAGCAGCGCCGCCAGGGTCGATGCGTCCTTGCCTTCGCCCGCGACCGCCTTCAAGGCCGCTTCCGGCCGCTGCAGCAGCCGGTTCACCAACAGGCGCGTGGCCGCCTCGGCATCGCCGCCGGCCTCGGCCAGCGCCTTCGCGCGCTCGGCCTCGAGCTCGGCACGCAAGGCGGCCAGCGCCGGCGCATAGCCCGGCTCGGCATAGCGCGCCTCGAAGCGCGCGGTCTCCTCGGCCAGGATCCGCGCCGCGGTCTCCGCGGCCTGCCGGCGGGTGGCGGCGCTGCCGCGCGGCGTGCGGCCCTCCATGGCCAGCCGCTCCAGATCGTCGAGATCGTAGCGGAAGGCGTCGTCGAGCTCGCCGACGGCGGCTTCGATGTCGGGCGGCAGGGCCGCGTCGAGGAGCAGCATCGGCTTGTGCCGGCGCGCCTTGAGCGCCGCCTTGACGGCCTCCGTCGTCACCACGACCCGGCCGGCCCCCAAGGCCGCGATCACGATGTCGGCAGCGGCCAGCGCCGCGTCAAGCTCGGCCCAGTCGCGGAAATGGCAACCCAGCCGCCGGGCGGTCAGCTCGGCGCGCGCCGCGGCCGGATGGGTGACGGTGAGCCGCGTGAGCCCGCCCTTCTGCAGCTCGGCCGCCATCCGCTCGCCCATCTCACCGATGCCGAGCATCAGCGCGCTGCAGCGGCCGAGATCGCCGAAAAGCTCGCGCGCGACATCGATCGCGGCGGTCGCCATGGAGACCGGCTGCTCGGCCAGCGGCGTCTCGCTCCGCACCCGGCCTGCCGTCACATAGGCCGCCTGCAGCATGGCTTCGAGCTCGGGGCCCACCAGCCCCGCCTCGATCGAAGAGCGGTGATTGGCCTTGAGCTGCTCCAGCACCTGGGGCT harbors:
- the hemA gene encoding glutamyl-tRNA reductase — encoded protein: MPEPRSARSSVQDLLLVGASHRGATAALRERLFLDGSAAPAILQRLKQQGFGQALTVVTSDRCELYVFHPDPARGAAALRAILAASAGLAPELVSAQLFERRGVTALRHLFSVAASLDSPVPGEPQVLEQLKANHRSSIEAGLVGPELEAMLQAAYVTAGRVRSETPLAEQPVSMATAAIDVARELFGDLGRCSALMLGIGEMGERMAAELQKGGLTRLTVTHPAAARAELTARRLGCHFRDWAELDAALAAADIVIAALGAGRVVVTTEAVKAALKARRHKPMLLLDAALPPDIEAAVGELDDAFRYDLDDLERLAMEGRTPRGSAATRRQAAETAARILAEETARFEARYAEPGYAPALAALRAELEAERAKALAEAGGDAEAATRLLVNRLLQRPEAALKAVAGEGKDASTLAALLGRLFGIDGSTKEKT